A genome region from Polypterus senegalus isolate Bchr_013 chromosome 7, ASM1683550v1, whole genome shotgun sequence includes the following:
- the b4galt1l gene encoding beta-1,4-galactosyltransferase 1 — MSGAVNGLALPGSCLQKTCSVVVVVCVLHFSVSLLYYFNTFQGLRDKIFVQSQQHQDVDTQVTEISSRTVGVPAQPRTTTLAPPVAEAAAPVVDLPACPENPPLLVGPLRVEFSDIISLDDVRSQNPNLRDGGRFMPKECKAVQKVALIIPFRKREEHLKYWLYYLHPILQRQQIDYGVYVIEQSGDATFNRAKLLNIGYAEALKEYDYNCFIFSDVDLIPMDDRNIYKCYKEPRHLAVSMDKFGFRLPYNQYFGGVSSLSREQFEKINGFPNNYWGWGGEDDDIYNRITFRGMSISRPDGVIGKCRMIRHDRDVKNDPNPQRFDRIARTRQTMDTDGINSLTYKVVEVHKDRLYTKVLVDVGSPSR; from the exons ATGTCAGGCGCCGTGAACGGCCTCGCCCTGCCGGGGAGTTGCCTCCAGAAGACCTGTAGCGTGGTGGTGGTCGTCTGCGTCCTCCATTTCTCAGTCAGCCTGCTCTACTACTTCAACACTTTCCAGGGTCTGCGAGATAAGATCTTCGTTCAGTCCCAGCAGCACCAGGACGTGGACACGCAGGTAACGGAGATATCCAGTCGGACCGTTGGGGTCCCTGCCCAACCTCGGACCACCACTTTGGCCCCTCCGGTCGCAGAGGCGGCGGCCCCAGTCGTGGACCTGCCGGCGTGTCCAGAGAATCCGCCGCTTCTGG TGGGCCCCCTACGGGTGGAATTCTCTGACATCATCAGCTTAGACGATGTGAGGAGTCAGAATCCAAATCTTCGTGATGGAGGGCGCTTTATGCCCAAGGAATGCAAGGCTGTCCAGAAGGTGGCGCTGATCATCCCTTTCCGAAAGCGGGAGGAGCACCTCAAGTACTGGCTCTACTACCTGCACCCCATCCTGCAGCGGCAGCAGATCGACTACGGGGTCTACGTGATCGAGCAG AGCGGCGATGCGACTTTCAACCGTGCCAAGCTCTTGAACATCGGCTACGCGGAGGCCCTGAAGGAGTACGACTACAACTGCTTCATCTTCAGCGACGTCGATCTCATCCCGATGGACGACCGCAACATCTACAAGTGCTACAAGGAGCCGAGGCACCTGGCGGTGTCCATGGATAAGTTTGGCTTCAG gtTACCGTACAATCAGTACTTCGGAGGGGTGTCGTCTCTGAGCAGGGAGCAGTTTGAAAAAATCAACGGCTTCCCCAATAATTACTGGGGCTGGGGCGGCGAAGACGACGACATCTACAACAG GATTACCTTCCGAGGCATGTCGATCTCCCGACCTGACGGAGTCATCGGAAAGTGTCGGATGATCCGCCATGACAGAGACGTGAAGAACGACCCCAACCCGCAGAG ATTTGACCGAATTGCCCGAACGCGGCAGACGATGGACACCGATGGCATCAACTCGCTGACGTACAAAGTGGTCGAGGTTCACAAGGACCGCTTGTACACCAAGGTCCTGGTGGATGTTGGCTCACCGAGCAGGTAA